The following coding sequences lie in one uncultured Mailhella sp. genomic window:
- a CDS encoding YbaK/EbsC family protein, whose product MSIEKAKAHLRRWNRDRDVQEHELSSATVDLAARALGVEACRIAKTLSFLNGERTILLVTAGDARVDSSRFKKTFGVKKVKMVPAEEVEARTGHAVGGVCPFGVPDSADVFLDESLRRFDTVFPACGSDNSSIELSPADLETCSCSRGWVDVCSGWR is encoded by the coding sequence ATGTCCATAGAAAAAGCCAAAGCACACCTCCGCCGCTGGAACCGCGACCGCGACGTGCAGGAACACGAGCTCTCCAGCGCCACCGTCGATCTCGCCGCCCGCGCTCTCGGCGTCGAAGCCTGCCGCATCGCCAAAACCCTTTCCTTCCTGAACGGCGAGCGCACCATCCTGCTCGTGACCGCCGGAGACGCCCGCGTGGACAGCTCACGCTTCAAGAAAACCTTCGGCGTGAAAAAGGTCAAAATGGTTCCCGCCGAAGAGGTCGAAGCGCGCACCGGCCACGCCGTGGGCGGCGTATGCCCCTTCGGCGTTCCGGACTCCGCAGACGTGTTTCTCGACGAATCCCTGCGCCGCTTCGACACCGTGTTCCCCGCCTGCGGCAGCGACAACAGCAGCATCGAACTCTCCCCCGCCGACCTCGAAACCTGTTCCTGCTCCCGCGGATGGGTGGATGTGTGCTCCGGCTGGCGCTAA